In one Tistrella bauzanensis genomic region, the following are encoded:
- the rplU gene encoding 50S ribosomal protein L21, with protein sequence MFAVIKTGGKQYKVAENDIIAVETLGIEPGGTIEFEPLMVGDADGVKIGAPIVAGAKVTAEVVDLVRTRRVLIFKKTRRKGYRRLNGHRQSLTKIRVTAISA encoded by the coding sequence ATGTTCGCGGTCATCAAGACGGGCGGCAAGCAGTACAAGGTCGCGGAGAACGACATCATCGCCGTCGAGACGCTCGGCATCGAGCCTGGCGGCACGATCGAGTTCGAGCCGCTGATGGTCGGCGACGCCGATGGCGTGAAGATCGGTGCTCCGATCGTTGCCGGCGCCAAGGTCACGGCCGAGGTCGTTGATCTGGTCCGCACCCGCCGGGTGCTGATCTTCAAGAAGACGCGCCGCAAGGGCTATCGCCGCCTGAACGGTCATCGTCAGAGCCTGACGAAGATCCGCGTCACCGCAATTTCGGCCTGA